In Humulus lupulus chromosome 6, drHumLupu1.1, whole genome shotgun sequence, a single genomic region encodes these proteins:
- the LOC133784402 gene encoding glycine-rich protein DOT1-like: MVLFRPLSLVALLVGLLLVVNESESRVARKDLGLDLGGVGVGLGTGIGLGLGGGSGSGAGSGSGSGSNSYSSSGSSSSSSGGSDASSEAGSYAGSYAGSRSGSGSEAGSRAGSHAGSRAGPGSGRSEGHGSARGSGRGSGRGGGGEGSGGGGGSGIGDASGEGGGYGEGYGGGGGD, encoded by the coding sequence ATGGTTTTATTTAGGCCACTATCTCTTGTGGCTCTACTTGTTGGACTGTTATTGGTCGTTAATGAATCCGAAAGTCGGGTTGCAAGAAAGGATTTGGGTCTGGATCTGGGTGGTGTTGGAGTCGGACTCGGAACAGGTATCGGGTTAGGCTTGGGAGGCGGAAGTGGCTCAGGAGCTGGGTCCGGTTCCGGTTCTGGGTCAAACTCGTATTCATCATCAGGGTCCAGTTCAAGTTCATCGGGTGGGTCGGATGCAAGCTCTGAAGCGGGCTCATATGCTGGGTCATATGCAGGATCAAGATCCGGGTCGGGTTCGGAGGCAGGTTCTAGAGCCGGGTCTCATGCTGGGTCTAGGGCCGGGCCAGGATCAGGTAGAAGCGAAGGACATGGGTCGGCTCGAGGGAGTGGCCGTGGTTCCggacgtggtggtggtggtgaaggTTCTGGTGGCGGGGGCGGCTCCGGAATTGGTGATGCCTCCGGCGAGGGTGGTGGCTATGGTGAGGGTTATGGCGGAGGAGGAGGTGATTGA
- the LOC133783026 gene encoding uncharacterized protein LOC133783026: MNDMNDDFGVTMGYTKAWRSREKALRLVRGNPDDSYQKLPIYLYMLKKANPGTITHLLTDKEDRFKYLYIAFSNSIKGWRYLRPIIVVDGTFLKNAHGGTLFSASTLDSNNNIFVLAFGIADSENDNSWLWFFSKLRETYGEPEGLAIVSDRHKSIDNAVHMVYPNAFHGACMFHLLNNLKGKYGSHGEELQMKFIAAAKAYTQTECENYMKGLDRIDRRIRPYLEKAKYETWARSYSPTKRYTMMTSNIAESLNAALKAARNLPIDILVECLRSLVQKWVWNNSNNANGTFTKVSTATENELRHDIVSKMKYEVLPFNTIEYQVRDQKGINFTVNIHNRTCTCNRFQEDEIPCGHAVAVIAKRNLSVYDYCAKFYRTETLKALYQENVHPLPHKDEWNLPQHLDILVLPPNSTIPAGRPRKKRIRSRGENNVIITCGKCAQPGHNRKTCRNPPFQKPNKQKKPKT, translated from the exons ATGAATGATATGAATGATGACTTTGGAGTAACTATGGGATACACAAAAGCATGGAGATCAAGAGAGAAAGCTTTGCGTCTAGTAAGAGGGAACCCCGATGATTCATATCAGAAGTTGCCAATATATCTTTACATGTTGAAAAAAGCAAATCCAGGAACAATAACACACCTACTCACAGACAAGGAAGATAGATTCAAATACCTATACATAGctttctctaactcaatcaagggttggagatacttgaggcctataattgttgttgatggaacttttTTGAAAAATGCACATGGTGGTACCCTGTTTTCAGCATCAACGTTAGATTCAAACAACAACATTTTCGTGTTGGCTTTTGGAATAGCAGACTCCGAAAATGATAACTCATGGCTATGGTTCTTCTCCAAACTGCGAGAAACCTATGGAGAACCCGAAG GATTGGCTATAGTTTCTGACAGACATAAGAGCATAGACAATGCAGTACATATGGTGTACCCAAATGCTTTCCATGGAGCTTGCATGTTTCACTTACTCAATAATTTGAAAGGCAAGTATGGGAGCCATGGAGAAGAACTACAAATGAAATTCATTGCAGCAGCAAAAGCATACACACAGACAGaatgtgaaaactacatgaaaggCCTTGATAGAATTGATAGACGCATTAGGCCCTATTTAGAAAAAGCCAAGTATGAAACTTGGGCAAGATCATACTCGCCAACAAAAAGATACACCATGATGACATCCAACATCGCAGAATCACTCAACGCTGCACTAAAAGCTGCAAGAAATCTCCCCATTGATATCTTGGTTGAATGCCTTAGAAGTTTGGTTCAAAAGTGGGTTTGGAACAACTCAAATAATGCAAATGGAACATTCACAAAAGTCTCTACAGCAACAGAAAATGAATTGAGACATGACATTGTTTCAAAAATGAAGTATGAG GTCTTGCCTTTCAACACAATAGAATACCAAGTTCGTGATCAAAAGGGGATAAATTTCACAGTAAATATACATAATAGAACATGCACTTGCAATAGGTTCCAAGAAGATGAAATACCTTGTGGCCATGCAGTAGCTGTCATTGCAAAAAGAAACTTGAGTGTCTATGATTATTGTGCAAAATTCTACAGAACAGAAACGTTGAAAgcattgtatcaagaaaatgttcATCCTTTGCCCCATAAAGATGAATGGAATCTCCCACAACACTTGGACATACTAGTGCTGCCTCCAAATTCAACAATCCCTGCAGGAAGACCAAGAAAGAAACGAATAAGATCAAGAGGGGAAAATAACGTAATAATCACCTGTGGGAAATGTGCACAACCAGGACATAACAGGAAGACTTGCAGGAATCCTCCATTTCAGAAGCCAAATAAACAGAAAAAGCCAAAGACATAG